A window of Notolabrus celidotus isolate fNotCel1 chromosome 11, fNotCel1.pri, whole genome shotgun sequence contains these coding sequences:
- the LOC117821052 gene encoding twist-related protein 2-like, whose amino-acid sequence MREEEPSSDDHPEGGVLSNEDNTGKPPSNACPVVVPTPGVNGRKRQTGSHTVDHITTITPATSADIKDKPGDNIHIHTLTGPKRIKKSPQHRSPSSGQSLSPDPGQSPGSLEALEDPHGQRVIANIRERQRTQSLNDAFSSLRKIIPTLPSDKLSKIQTLKLASRYIDFLYQVLQSDEMDSKLAGCNYLAHERLSYAFSVWRMEGAWSSMSAGH is encoded by the coding sequence atgagagaggaggagcCCTCCAGTGATGACCACCCTGAGGGAGGGGTGCTTTCTAATGAGGACAACACGGGGAAACCACCCTCCAACGCCTGTCCTGTGGTCGTACCTACACCAGGAGTCAACGGACGAAAACGACAGACCGGCTCACATACGGTCGATCACATCACCACAATAACCCCCGCAACATCAGCAGACATCAAGGACAAGCCGGGGGACAACATCCACATCCACACCCTTACTGGGCCCAAACGGATTAAGAAGAGTCCCCAACACCGCTCCCCTTCCTCAGGTCAGTCCCTGTCTCCTGATCCTGGTCAAAGTCCTGGAAGCCTGGAAGCCCTCGAAGATCCACACGGCCAGCGAGTGATCGCCAACATCCGGGAGCGCCAGCGGACACAATCTCTAAACGACGCCTTCTCCTCCTTACGTAAAATAATTCCAACTCTTCCCTCCGACAAACTGAGCAAGATCCAGACTCTGAAGCTGGCTTCACGCTACATCGACTTTCTGTATCAGGTTCTGCAGAGCGATGAGATGGACTCCAAGTTGGCTGGATGTAACTACCTGGCCCATGAGAGACTCAGCTACGCCTTCTCCGTCTGGAGGATGGAGGGGGCCTGGTCGAGCATGTCTGCTGGACACTAA